The following is a genomic window from Takifugu rubripes chromosome 13, fTakRub1.2, whole genome shotgun sequence.
AGAATGTTCCGGAGGACATCACCTCGACAGTTATTCCAGTTTCTCCATTGGGTGTAAAATAGGACAAGTACTGAACGTTTAAGAGACGCACAAGTAAACGTGCTGATTATTGACGCCAACTTTTTTGGACTATTTTTGACAACCAACCTAGAGAACGGGCCAAAATCAAGCTGCCAAGGAAGCAGAATAACAAAAGCATCACCTTGGTGTGGGGTGAAAGCTAATTTAACGTCTCGCATCATCGAATGTGCAGCCCCTCAGAATAGAGGGTTGATGGAGGTAGTCGTCAATATAGGGAACAAAACAAGGGTTTTAATGCAGCAGTCAAGTGATGACAAATCTCCGGAATCCCTGTATTTACTTGATGAATACTTGAACCCATTAATCTGATACTGACTGCATATTTCCTGTCATCCATCCTGGTGTTCAGCAGACTCACACGACGCCCTAATGTTTAACTCTTTGTCCTCTCTTCTCGACTGTGCAGGCAGCAGGCATCCACAAGAAGACAGCCCGCACTATTGGCATCGCCGTCGACGCTCGACGCCGTAACAGGTCCACAGAATCCCTGCAGGCCAACGTGCAGCGCCTGAAGGAGTACCGCTCTAAACTGATCCTGTTCCCCAGGAAGGCCTCAGCTCCCAAGAAGGGAGACAGCACTGTAAGCTTTGGTCCTTTCCAGATTCTGTTTCTTGGTCATGATAGAAATGTTTGCAAATGTTGCCGATGCACAACGTAACATTGGAAAAAATCAGAACCAGTAGAATCCAGTATTTATCATTGAATGAGATCATATAGGCCCATTTTGAGTGTTAGTCTCAGTTATTCTGTTTGCACGTGTAATTATTGAGCTGCTCTGTGTGGAATCTTCTTgctagtgttttttttttttgtcaactcTGAATCATGATCAGTATTCCTGAATATTTGAGTTAAATGTTTACACACTATTGATGCCGCCGTGTCTGTTTCCAGGAGGAGGAACTCAAGATGGCCACTCAGCTCACTGGTCCAGTCATGCCCATCAAAACTGTAAGGTTTCATCTCAAGCTTCAACTGCTACCTTCcttatttgtgtatttgtcaCATTTGATCCATATGTGTAGATCCACTGAACCAAATCGCAGCAGTCAGATGATGACAAATCTCCGGAAtctctgtattttcttttgatGAAACTGTTGAACCCTTTTTGCTGATGACTGCTTTTATGGGGTTTAGTCAGGATTAAACAGGCTGCTGTTTGTGATACTGTTTGTGATGAGCAcccttttggttttgttttaccCACAGGTGCATAAGAGGGAGAAGGCCCGGGTCATCTCTGAGGATGAGAAGAACTTCAAGGCCTTCGCCAGCCTGCGCATGGCCCGCGCCAACGCTCGTCTCTTCGGCATTCGTGCCAAGAGAGCCAAGGAAGCTGCCGAGCAAGACGTTGAGAAGAAGAAGTGAGAACGGTCACTATGGAACTTTACATAATAAAGTGTTTAAAAAGAGAACTGTGAATGTCATCAATCTGGTCCCGTTTAGATGTTTTGGTCTTTCAACGATGCAcctctacaggtatcaccgtaAGTTAACACAGCCAAAGAGGCTTTAGATGCTCTGAGCTGTTAGCTTAATGTCCCAGCTGTTAGATCTGAACCagaaaacacagaggaggatttTAAATAAACCCCCACGTCGGAGGCTGAACCATCGTAGGTGAGCCTCTGGCTGTGATGCAGCAATAGGAGCTGGTAAATACAGAATATTCTGGGGCAACAATTGGCTCATCAGCGTCACATCGTCACATCAGCGTTAACATCCTGGTCAACATCTGGATCTTG
Proteins encoded in this region:
- the rpl13 gene encoding large ribosomal subunit protein eL13, translated to MAPSRNGMILNPHFHKDWQKRVRTWFNQPARKIRRRKARLVKARLVAPRPVAGPLRPQVRCPTVRYHTKVRAGRGFTLEELKAAGIHKKTARTIGIAVDARRRNRSTESLQANVQRLKEYRSKLILFPRKASAPKKGDSTEEELKMATQLTGPVMPIKTVHKREKARVISEDEKNFKAFASLRMARANARLFGIRAKRAKEAAEQDVEKKK